Genomic DNA from Manduca sexta isolate Smith_Timp_Sample1 unplaced genomic scaffold, JHU_Msex_v1.0 HiC_scaffold_728, whole genome shotgun sequence:
GGGGACGTGATCGGCTCGTGCATAGACTTGGATAAAGGCACGCTGGAGTTTTATAGGTAtgcttaattatataaaaaattgtctgtTAAATTCATGgtactacaatatttaatttatgtattttatagtgGTTAGTGAAGAAATACGCCTAAGCAAGACATCTTGTCCAACATTTCCTATTACaggacaaaattataaactcAAGCTGCACCGTAGTCGTTGGCAGAACATCGAATATTTATTGTACTGATACTGGTAGAGATCACCGAACACCTAAAATACTAGCTATATTCACCCTCCAAAGTTACATTAATCCATACAGAATAACAGGTTGATAGTCTGGTGACTGTCGACGAACAGATTGGCCCTCTACCAGTATCGGATTTGTCAATAAACCGTATAGGCTGTGGCCTAGGGGTGGACTATTTCAACGTAAAAACTGCACAAATTACCTACGAATCTTTTTTTTGCACTCGCAAAAACGCACGTCATGCGCGGCCGCTACACTCAGTGGGAGCTTAGGAAACTATAAATTCGGCACTGCTGCCTTGGCTTAACAATTCAGGTGTGATCCTTGAAAGGTGTATATTTTACCAGGAACGGGCTCTCCATGGGCGTAGCGTTCGACAAAGTGTCCCACGGCTCCGGCGTGGCGTACTTCCAGCGGTTTCACTGGCGATGCAGGAACATCTTTACGCAAACTTTGGACACGTGCCATTTGTGTGAGTAATGCATTATAACgaattgaaactatttttcggattttagcgCGTctttttatactagcttttgctcgcggctttgcctgcgtgaaggagttttctgggataattttttttctgacttacttgacTATATCGTTAtactatgaccaaattacacaaaatcattataaattgtatcctctgtgttattttgatgtataaccaatattactgtaaagtttcatccaaatccagttttttcgtgaaagcgGAACAAAGATATATACATCCACCctaacaaactttcgcatttataatattagtaggacgtcttctcctgacgtttcgaagactgcaccTTTATGTTCACAGGGCAGAGTTAGGTTTatacctacatttacaatcaattatacattttatttttatttttacctattgaaaaaaaaagatttatttcgatgtctaaaattcgcgtataTTTTCTGTCATAGTAGTAAATAATATGCGATAGTGAATCTAGACTAAATAAATTTCacagaaatatttacataattcttGTGCAATATAGGTTTCCAGTGGAGGGATACGCGCCGCTGCAAATCCCACCATACAGGGAGTGTTCCCGGGCCGCTATCCTGTTCAAATCCCTGGATGTCCTCCTGGAGGAGCTATCGAAGATGTCCGATTTGAAGCCTTCACTCACAACCAAAAGTAGTAAGGTATGGTCGCGATCATTATCATTTATAGACTTATCAAACAACAATTAATgactttgattaattttataatattactagttgacccgacagacggtgtcccgccttaactatgaatttgcagcgcgcattctgtcaatcgctgaaactaacttttcttaaattttctaacgttcggctcaacttccttatttttttctttcattagatccttctcctgacaataacaaacacaacaacaaaaaaattagtgaaatcggtccaaccgttcacgcgtgatggcgtgaccaagggaaatagggattaatttatatatatactagcttttgcccgcggctccgcccgcgttataaagtttttcgggttaaagttttccgttataaaagtcacgctatatattttcccgggagcctatgttcttcccagggtctcaaaccgtctccataccaaattttatcctaatacgttgggtagttttgagtttaacacgttcgggcagaccgatgcagcgagggactttgttttatgatatatttttgtagaactttttaagaggaacaatcccgtcatacattattgttgcataactttaaccgtttacgcagcgcacgcaacagaagctctcaaaactaataaattgtccccatttttgcatcatgtttcattattgctccgctcctattggtcatagcgtgatgatatataacctatagcactccaggaacaaagggctatccaacacaaaaatattttttcagttcgaaccggtagttcctgagattagcggttactgctccgctcctattgggcatagcgtgatgatatatatagcctatagcattccaggaataaagggctatccaacacaaaaaagattttttcagttcaaactcctagtttctgagattagccattactgctctgctcctattggtcatagcgtgatgatatatagcctatagcacttcacgaacaaagggctatccaatacaaaaatgatttttttagttcgaaccggtagttcctgagattatccattactgctctgctcctattgggtatagcgtgatgatatatagcctatagcactccacgaacaaaaggctatccaacgcaaaaaagattttttcagtttggaccggtagttcctgagattagccattactgctccgctcctattgggtatagcgtgatgatatatagcctatagcactccacgaacaaagggctatccaacgcaaaagattttttagttcggaccggtagttcctgagattaggcattactgctccgctcctattgggtatagcgtgatgatatatagcctatagcactccacgaacaaagggctatctaacgcaaaaagaattttttagttcggaccggtagttcctgagattaggcattactgctccgctcctattgggtatagcgtgatgagatatagcctatagcactccacgaacatagggctatccaacgcaaaaataatttttcaatttggaccggtagttcctgagattagcgcgttcaaacaaacaaacaaacaaacaaacaaactcttcagctttatataatagtatagattaacaactgaagttaactaaaattgagtttctcgaagccgaccactatttatgtactatgtattttgagactatgcaattttgt
This window encodes:
- the LOC119193576 gene encoding uncharacterized protein LOC119193576, which produces MQEHLYANFGHVPFVFPVEGYAPLQIPPYRECSRAAILFKSLDVLLEELSKMSDLKPSLTTKSSKTKSESSKAAEDEVALRIHSSESVYTPKTSPHAIVDPQNAEFKKMSKKV